In Dehalococcoidales bacterium, the following proteins share a genomic window:
- a CDS encoding FAD-binding oxidoreductase yields MIAKKELSGIVGAGNVGSDAATLAQYAGDMSFVHHVQPDYVVKPRNADDVEKLVNLAREKKVPLVPVSSGVPHFRGDTVPSAGGAVIVDLSNMKKIIRVDRYNRVALFEPGVTYGELIPAVAKEGLRLNMPLLPRSTKSVVGSMLEREPVVMPDYHWDIADPLCDVEIILGSGALFRTGASAGPGTLEEQWKVGGAQKEAAGPSSASWYRVIQGAQGTMGIVTWASARCEILPKKEEPFLAGSSDLAKIMEMVHWLIRLRLVNECFILNSTDLATLLPKKSSHEYPQVKSSLPPWILFYNVAAYDYLTEDRIKWQVADIKDLSQRLGLEPVQSLGAASAFDLLKLVQAPSPEPYWKTPGGWGCQDIFFITAFDKVSGLVAAMHDLAAEAGYPTPDMGVYIQPAVQGVNFHVEFNLFYPLGNPAEAAKVQQLTVSAVRRLMDKGAFFSRPYGDATGAIMNRDAATVAALKKVKAILDPDNIMNPGKLCF; encoded by the coding sequence ATGATTGCCAAAAAAGAACTGAGCGGAATAGTCGGTGCCGGTAATGTCGGCAGCGATGCAGCCACGCTGGCGCAATACGCCGGGGACATGAGCTTCGTCCATCATGTGCAGCCGGACTACGTGGTTAAGCCGCGCAACGCCGACGATGTGGAAAAACTGGTGAATCTCGCCCGGGAAAAGAAGGTGCCGCTGGTGCCGGTAAGCTCCGGCGTCCCCCACTTCCGCGGCGATACCGTCCCCTCCGCCGGCGGCGCGGTTATCGTCGACCTTTCCAATATGAAGAAAATCATCCGCGTGGACCGCTATAACCGCGTGGCGTTGTTCGAGCCGGGCGTGACCTACGGCGAGCTGATTCCGGCGGTGGCTAAAGAAGGCCTCCGCCTCAATATGCCCCTCCTCCCCCGGAGCACCAAGTCCGTGGTGGGCAGCATGCTGGAGCGGGAGCCGGTGGTCATGCCGGACTATCACTGGGACATCGCCGACCCGCTTTGCGATGTGGAGATTATCCTGGGCAGCGGCGCTTTATTCCGCACCGGCGCTTCCGCCGGGCCGGGCACGCTGGAGGAGCAGTGGAAGGTGGGCGGCGCGCAGAAAGAGGCGGCCGGTCCTTCTTCCGCTTCCTGGTACCGCGTTATCCAGGGCGCGCAGGGCACCATGGGCATCGTCACCTGGGCGTCCGCCCGCTGTGAAATCCTCCCTAAAAAAGAGGAGCCGTTCCTCGCCGGCTCCAGCGATTTGGCTAAAATCATGGAAATGGTGCACTGGCTGATTCGGCTGCGTCTGGTTAACGAGTGCTTTATCCTGAACAGCACCGACCTCGCCACCCTTTTACCCAAGAAATCGTCCCATGAATACCCGCAGGTCAAGAGCAGCCTGCCGCCGTGGATTCTCTTCTATAATGTAGCCGCCTATGATTATCTCACGGAAGACCGGATAAAATGGCAGGTGGCGGACATTAAAGATTTATCCCAGCGCCTGGGGCTGGAACCGGTGCAGTCGCTCGGGGCCGCCTCCGCCTTTGATTTGCTCAAACTGGTACAGGCCCCCTCCCCGGAACCCTACTGGAAAACGCCGGGCGGCTGGGGCTGCCAGGACATTTTCTTCATCACCGCCTTCGATAAAGTGAGCGGGTTGGTGGCCGCCATGCATGACCTGGCGGCGGAGGCCGGCTACCCCACCCCGGACATGGGCGTTTATATCCAGCCGGCGGTGCAGGGGGTTAACTTCCACGTGGAGTTCAACCTGTTCTATCCCCTCGGCAACCCCGCGGAAGCGGCAAAGGTGCAGCAGCTTACGGTGAGCGCGGTGCGCCGGCTGATGGATAAAGGCGCTTTCTTCTCCCGCCCCTACGGCGACGCCACCGGCGCCATCATGAACCGCGATGCCGCCACCGTGGCCGCCCTCAAGAAAGTAAAAGCTATACTCGACCCCGATAATATCATGAACCCGGGCAAGCTGTGTTTTTAA